CGCGGCGGGCCTCGTGGAGCAGGGTGCCGTCCGCCCCGACGAGGGCGGCTTTCATGCCGGTGCCGCCCACATCCAGGGCGATGACGTGTCTCACGGAGGACAGTTTGGCGCGCCGGGACCCAAAAGGTCTAGTCCACTGCCGAGGATTGTTGCGCACGGATACAAATTCGGGACCCGCCATGGGTCCATGGTCCCCGTCACGTTGCGATAGTGATACCCAAGTGGTGTAGACCTCATGCCCGGCTACGGGGGAGACTTGCGGCCCTGCGCCGGGCGAACACGCGGCCCGACGCAGCTCAACGACGAGCAAAAGGTGGATGAAGCCGTGGAGCGGCGACGATTCCTTGGACTGACCGCGGCCGCCGCCGCCCTCGGACTGACCGCGACGGTCGCCGGGTGCGGCGTCCTGGAGGGCGACTCCGGTGACGTGACCCTCAGACTGGTCGCCGCCGACTACGACCTGACCGGTGGCGACACCACCAAGAAGTACTGGACCGACCTCGTCGCCGCCTTCGAGGCGACCCACCCCGGTGTGAAGATCGACCTCCGGGTCGAGTCCTGGGACGACGTCGACCGCAAGGTCGCCGAGATGGTCAAGGCCGACCAGGCCCCCGACATCGCGCAGATCGGCGCCTACGCCGACTACGCGGCCGCCGGCGAGCTCTACGCCGCCGACGAGATCCTCTCCATCCCCGTCCAGGCCAACTTCCTCGCGCCGCTCGTCGCCGCCGGAGAGACCGAGCGCACCCAGTACGGCCTGCCCTTCGTGGCCTCCACCCGGCCCCTCTTCTACAACAAGGACCTCTTCGAGGCGGCCGGGGCCGAGGCCCCCACCACCTGGGCCGAGCTGGCCGCCGCCGCCGAGAAGCTCAAGGACAGCGGCGTCCGCACCCCCTTCGCGCTGCCGCTCGGCCCCGAGGAGGCCCAGGCCGAGGCCCTGATGTGGCTGCTCAGCGGCGAGGGCGGCTGGACCGACGCCAGCGACCACTACGCCGTCGACTCCGACGCGAACATCCGCACCTTCGACTGGCTGAAGAACAACCTCGTCGGCAAGGGCCTCACCGGGCCCGTCGCCCCCGGCAAGCTCAACCGCAAGGCCGCCTTCGCCGCCTTCGCGAGCGGCGAGGTCGGCATGCTCAACGGCCACCCCTCACTGGTCAAGGAGGCCCAGAAGAAGGGCGTCAAGGTCGGCCAGGTGCCGCTTCCCGGCATCAACGGCAAGCCCAAGAGCTCCATGGGCGTCGCCGACTGGATCATGGGCTTCAAGCAGAACGGTCACCGCAAGGAGATCGGCGACTTCCTCAACTTCGTCTTCAGCGACGAGAACGTCCTGAAGTTCGCCGGGGACAACGACCTGCTGCCGGTCACCGTCAGCGCCTCCACCCGCATGGAGACCGACCCCGAGTACGCCAACCTGCGCGAGTTCCTCAAGGGCCTGCCCGACGCCCAGCTCCCGCCGGTCGGCAAGACCTCGTGGGCCACGGTCAGCGAGAACGTCAAGCAGAACATCGGCAAGGCCGTCACCCCCGCCGGCCGGCCCGCCGAGGTCCTCGGCTCGATCGGCCGGGCGGCGACGGCGGCGGAGGCCGCCGAGTAGGTAATAGGTTGGTCGCATGACCGAAGAGCAGGGCGGGACGGACGGCGGTGGGCTCGGCGAGCGCGAGCGGGCCCTCCTCGCCGTCGAGCGCCGCTCCTGGCCCGGCCCCGGCGCCAAGGAGCGGGCCGTCCGCGAGGGCCTCGGCCTCTCCCCGACCCGCTACTACCAGCTGCTCAACGCCCTCCTCGACGACCCGCGCGCCGCGGAACACGACCCGGTGACGGTCAACCGGCTGCGCCGGGTGAGGGCGGAGAAGCAGCAGAGGCGGTAGCAGCGGGGGCGGGGCGGTGGTGGTGGCGGTCAAGACCGGGGATGGTGACCCCGGCCACGCTGACGCCGACGCCCCGCGTCGGTAGGGTCGTGAACATGGTCAGCAGCTTCCCGCACCCGACCACATCCGCCGGCCGCGACGGTCTGGCCGCGCTCCTCGCGCGGCCCGCGAAGGCCGTCGTCGCCCTCGACTTCGACGGGACTCTCGCCGAGATCGTCCCCGACCCCGAACAGGCCCGCGCCCATCCCGGTGCCGTGGCCGCCCTCGCCGCCCTCGCCCCCGAGGTCGCCTCCGTCGTCGTGGTGACCGGGCGCCCCGCCGGGGTCGCCGTCCGCTACGGCGGCTTCGCCGGAGTCCCCGGCCTCGAACACCTCGTCGTCCTCGGCCACTACGGCGCCGAACGCTGGGACGCCGTCACCGGCACGGTCCGCGCGTCCGCCCCGCACCCGGGCGTGGCCTCCGTCCGCGCCGAGCTCCCCGGTTTCCTCGACCGCGAGGGCGCCTGGCCGGGCGTCTGGATCGAGGAGAAGGGCAGGGCGGTCGCCGTCCACACCCGCCGCGCGCTCGACCCGGAGGCCGCCTTCGAGGCCCTCAAGGGCCCGCTCGGTGACCTCGCGACCCATCACGGCCTGGTCCTGGAGCCGGGCCGTCTGGTCCTGGAGCTGCGGCCCCCGGGCATGGACAAGGGCAAGGCGCTCGCCGAGTACGTACGGGAGACGGGCGCCGGGTCCGTGCTCTACGCGGGTGACGACCTGGGCGACCTGCCCGCCTTCGCCGCCGTCGAGAAGCTCCGCTCGGACGGCACCCCGGGCGTCCTGGTGTGCAGCGGCTCCCGCGAGGTCCCGGAGCTCGCCGACCGCGCGGACCTGTCGGTGGCGGGCCCGCCGGGGGTGGTGGGGTTCCTGACCACGCTCGCGGAGGCGGTACGGGCGCGGGGCTGAGCCCCGGAGTGAGGACGAGCCCCGGAGCGGAGAAACGGCGAGGGCGGTACGGGGGGGCCGAAGCCCGCCCGTACCGCCCCCTCAGGCCGTACCGGTGATCAGTGCGCGGCCGGGTTGGTCACGCTGATCGTCAGGTCGTCACCGGCGTCGCCCGTGACGGTGACCCGTACGCCGTGTCCCGCGACCTTGACGCTGGCCTGCGGGGCCGTCGTGTCGTAGTACGCGTTCGGGTCGGTGTCGTCGAAGACCGGGATGCCCGGGACGGAGGGGGCGCAGGCCGCCTGCGTCTCGACGGTCTTGCTGCCGCCCTTGCCCACCAGGGCCTCCTTGTGGAGGCAGGTCGCGTCCGTGGCCTCCAGGCCGAAGGTCGCGTCGAACGGCTGGCGCCGGTTGGAGGGCGCGGTGCCGTCGGGGTAGGTGAACGGCGCCGGGCGGGCGTCGACGGCCATGGCCTGGCCGCCACCGGGGTGGTTGCTGACGTTGTTGTCGTCGAAGGAACGGTCGACGTACCAGACGAGCAGGCCGTTCTGGTAGCGGAACCACTCCACCCAGTCCGGCGCCGTGACGCCCTTGTTGAACTGGTACGGGCCCTCGGCGAGGAGCGCGTCGGCGCCGACGTACTCGCGGTTCTCCAGGAGGTAGTACCGCGGCGAGGTGGCGGTCTCGGTGCCGGTGGAGATCTTCCAGCGGCCCGTGGCCGTCCAGCCGCCGACACCCTGCTCGACGTCGTCGGTCACGAGGGTCGTACCGCCGGAGGTCAGCGTGATGTCGTCGAGGAACGCGCCGGCGAAGTGGATGCCGCCGTCCGTCTGGTAGCGGAACCGGAAGAGGGACGGCTTGCCGCCCGCGTCGTACGTGTACCGCAGGGTCGCCCACTTGCCGGCCGACGAGCCGTCGACGGCTTCGCCCGCGCGGGCCCAGGTGGCCCCGTTGTCGAGGGAGTACTCGGCGAAGAGGTAGTCGTAGTCCGCCTCGATCTCGTACCAGGCGCTCGCCTTGACCGTGACGCGCGGGGCGGCCGGCACGGAGCGGCTGACGGACTGGTTGAGGCCGTCGGCGGAGCCGGTCCACCAGGCGTGGGTCCCCGAGGTGGGGGTGGCGTAGGTGGTGCTGGTCGTCTTGTCCGGGAGCGGGATCCTGACGGCCTGGTCCTTGCCGGTGACCTGGAGCTGCGCCGGGTTGAGCGTGTACGTGCCGGAGGCGCCGAGGGGGGCGTCGGTGTAGTCCAGCCAGCCGAGGAAGAGCTTCTCCTCGGCGCCCATGAGGCCCGGGTGGGTGCCGATGCCCGCGTTGGCGGCGGCGCCGTGGCTCAGCCACGAGCCGGAGCTCATCAGGGTCCAGAAGGCGGTGGAGTTCTCGCCGCCGTCGGTGTCGTAGTAGTCCGGCAGGCCGAGGTCGTGGCCGAACTCGTGGCAGAAGACGCCGAGTCCGCCGTTCTCGCCCTCGGTGGTGTAGTCGCCGAGCCAGTACTTGGACTGGCCGATGCGGGCGCCGCCGCCCTTGTTCTGGGTGCCGGAGACGTCCGGGCCGGTCAGGCCGTAGTCGTCGCCGTTGACGAACCAGCGGTGGGACCAGATGGCGTCCTCGCCC
Above is a genomic segment from Streptomyces sp. NBC_00094 containing:
- the otsB gene encoding trehalose-phosphatase codes for the protein MVSSFPHPTTSAGRDGLAALLARPAKAVVALDFDGTLAEIVPDPEQARAHPGAVAALAALAPEVASVVVVTGRPAGVAVRYGGFAGVPGLEHLVVLGHYGAERWDAVTGTVRASAPHPGVASVRAELPGFLDREGAWPGVWIEEKGRAVAVHTRRALDPEAAFEALKGPLGDLATHHGLVLEPGRLVLELRPPGMDKGKALAEYVRETGAGSVLYAGDDLGDLPAFAAVEKLRSDGTPGVLVCSGSREVPELADRADLSVAGPPGVVGFLTTLAEAVRARG
- a CDS encoding extracellular solute-binding protein, with translation MDEAVERRRFLGLTAAAAALGLTATVAGCGVLEGDSGDVTLRLVAADYDLTGGDTTKKYWTDLVAAFEATHPGVKIDLRVESWDDVDRKVAEMVKADQAPDIAQIGAYADYAAAGELYAADEILSIPVQANFLAPLVAAGETERTQYGLPFVASTRPLFYNKDLFEAAGAEAPTTWAELAAAAEKLKDSGVRTPFALPLGPEEAQAEALMWLLSGEGGWTDASDHYAVDSDANIRTFDWLKNNLVGKGLTGPVAPGKLNRKAAFAAFASGEVGMLNGHPSLVKEAQKKGVKVGQVPLPGINGKPKSSMGVADWIMGFKQNGHRKEIGDFLNFVFSDENVLKFAGDNDLLPVTVSASTRMETDPEYANLREFLKGLPDAQLPPVGKTSWATVSENVKQNIGKAVTPAGRPAEVLGSIGRAATAAEAAE
- a CDS encoding DUF3263 domain-containing protein; its protein translation is MTEEQGGTDGGGLGERERALLAVERRSWPGPGAKERAVREGLGLSPTRYYQLLNALLDDPRAAEHDPVTVNRLRRVRAEKQQRR
- a CDS encoding immune inhibitor A domain-containing protein, translated to MTLGSALTALLAAGLTPAAAQETQDAAPAGAGTTHRSDNRPGPLTKQRTELREQAIDKIAKGKARANADGVVEVADGKFVETETTTEQRQEKIFTILSEFGTDGSGKLGTVPGPLHNEIARPDRSVDNSNAWTADFNKAYYENLFNGSGESMKTYYEKLSGGRYSVSNVVEDWVKVPHNASFYGDNAVEDTGGSWAFIQDTGDAWWNAQIAAGKTPAEIDAHLAQFDVWDRNDWDHDGDFDEADGYIDHFQAVHAGMGEDAGGGAQGEDAIWSHRWFVNGDDYGLTGPDVSGTQNKGGGARIGQSKYWLGDYTTEGENGGLGVFCHEFGHDLGLPDYYDTDGGENSTAFWTLMSSGSWLSHGAAANAGIGTHPGLMGAEEKLFLGWLDYTDAPLGASGTYTLNPAQLQVTGKDQAVRIPLPDKTTSTTYATPTSGTHAWWTGSADGLNQSVSRSVPAAPRVTVKASAWYEIEADYDYLFAEYSLDNGATWARAGEAVDGSSAGKWATLRYTYDAGGKPSLFRFRYQTDGGIHFAGAFLDDITLTSGGTTLVTDDVEQGVGGWTATGRWKISTGTETATSPRYYLLENREYVGADALLAEGPYQFNKGVTAPDWVEWFRYQNGLLVWYVDRSFDDNNVSNHPGGGQAMAVDARPAPFTYPDGTAPSNRRQPFDATFGLEATDATCLHKEALVGKGGSKTVETQAACAPSVPGIPVFDDTDPNAYYDTTAPQASVKVAGHGVRVTVTGDAGDDLTISVTNPAAH